In the genome of Gemmatimonadota bacterium, the window GGTTTGCGTGTACTTCGACCGTGCCCCCGCCATCTGCCTGATTGGACGTCACGAGGTAGGCGATATAGAGCCGGGTCTTTTCCGATAACTCAAAGGCGACTTTGATCCAGTCTTTCATTTCCTGAAAGGTGCTGGGTTCGAACAAGGGCATGTACAGATGTTTGGCGATAAAGCGAGAATCAGCAGGCACTTGTGTGCCCTCAGACCACGTATCATCGCCAAATACGGCAACCGCAGCAGCACCTTCGCCCGTTCCGGCCATATTGCCCAGTGCCAGCGCGTCTGAAGCGACGTGCACGCCCACGCTTTTCATGACTGCGATGGCGCGAATAGATTCCATCTGCGCCCCATTGAGACGCGCTGCTCCCAGGGCTTCGTTGTTGGCAATTTGCACCATTACGCCTTTTTCCATCAACAACTCGCGGATGCGCTCTGCTGCATCAAATACTTCTGCCACAGGCGATCCGGGATATCCCGTCATCAACCCCATGCCGCCTTCGAGGCAACCTTTGACGATGAGTTCATTGCCCGTAAAAATGCCCGTGCCCTTTTCAAATGTAAATCGAGGATCCATCAATATCCTTTACGCAATGCGATATATCCGCTAAATCGAATCGAACCAACTTCTGTCCACTTCTACGACCTCAACCCTCTTTGTCTTCACGCTCACGCCGAGTTTGAGATCTTTCATTTTTTCCATCAGCAATTCGCCATCAATCAAGTCTATCGGCGGCGCACCATCCCGCGTGGCTTCTCGTTGCGCGCCCCTCGTGAAGCTGCCTGTAGTTAGGATCAACCCCTTATCTGCACGGCCTTGCATTGCGCCGCGGAAATCTCTGACCACACTCGCGCTCACACTCTCTTTGTAGCGCTTACACTGAAACAGTACAGGAAAACTAATAAGCCCCGCAAGACGGATTATTCCATGCCCGTCAATTCCACCATCGCCCGATTTCCCCGTCACCTCAACCTCAATAAAGCCCGATTCTCGCAATAGCCTTTGGCATAATCGCTCAAATGCGTCGGGAGAAATGTTTCGGAGGATATCCAGCAAATCTTCACGCCAGGTAGCAGTTTCATTTGCGAAATCCTCGGCTGAGATTTTGATTTCTTGTGGTAGGACGCCTTCGTCGGTATTGGCTTGCTTGCCAGCTTGATTCTGTTGAATAACCTTTCTAACTTCTCCATGATCAACATTCTGAGTTTTACTTCCCTTAGCAGTAAGAGACCATATACCTCTCTCTGAATTATTGATCAAACCGTACTTTTTGAGGGCGGTTCTCGCCCAGCCTAATCTGTATTCCAGTTCTGTCTGGCTTCCCCTCCCATGCGGAACTTGGGCAATACAAGAAGACAGTTCCATCTGTTTAATTACTTGATTGGTGATTTCTCTAATAGAAGCACTGCCCCCAAGAGCATGGAGCGCAGTAAGTGTCGGATTTAGTAGATCGTTAAAGGTTGGAACGTCTGGATTGAAATTGTCAGCCATTACAAAATCTCATAAAATTTGTTTTAAAGCGTGGTTGCAATTCATTCTAAAATGTTTATGAATAGATTGCGTGTTACTTGTGTTTATGCCTCTATGATAGACACGTCGTACTGCATGATTTGAGAGTCTCTGGTAATGAGTATAAGTTTTTCGACTTGGGCCTGGGCAACCAGTATTCGATCAAAGGGGTCTCGGTGATATAATGGAAGATGGCCTGCCTGTTCTCCATGAAAGAAAGTCACAGGAAGATGCGTGAAGCCTGCCTCCTCAACCATGGCACCTAAGCTATTAGGACCTTTAAGCTTACCCAGAGAGGATTTGATAGCAATCTCCAAACCACTAATAGCACTAACAAAAACCTCATTCTCCGAGTTGGTAATAGCCTCGTAGGCATATCGCTTTAATTTCTCGGACTCTGCAAACCACCAAATGAGGGCATGCGTATCAAGCAAAAGACGTTGCATTACTCCTCGGGAAATAAAGTGCTATTGTAGAACGAATCAATCACTTCCTCGGATGTTTCGTCGAAGTCATGGGCAATCCAAATTTGTCCTTTCAGCAAGTCGGGTTTTCGCACTTTCTTAGAACCGCGATACTGCACCAAATTCAAATATGGTTTGCCAGCCTTGGTTATTACGACCTCCTCGCCCTGCCAAGCCAGTTCTCCCAGCCGCGCAAGTTGGGATTTTGCTTCCTGTATATTCATCTGCATTGAAAGGCCTCCTGTTAGGACTTTTTGCTCTGCCTAAACTTTAGTCACCGAAGGTTAGTACATTTTAAAATGCTGTGTCTTGCCAATTGGGATTGTAGAGTTCACCCGACATGGTCGAATGCACCAGTTCGTAAACGCCGGTTCCGCGGCGATCGAAAAATATAAAAATATATCGTCCCGACTTTTCGTAAGTCCAGGTATCTATGGCTTTTCCTATTGCAGCCGATGTGGTATAGTCGCGCTCGCTGGGCGGCCCGTATTTGATATAAACACGCCCTTTGTCTGTCTCTGATCCCCGCTTTCCCGGCTGCGATGTAAACGTATCATCGGAGTATTTCATGCGATTTATATGGTCTCGAAGCCGTTCATTTAAGGGCGTCTTTGGAGTCGGATCCAGTTTTTTCCAAAATGTCCGGAGGAATTTCATTTTTGAATCCTGTGTTGGCAAAGATTCGTAAAGACCGAGATCTTTTTCAGACGCAATGTGATGAATGGTTTGAAAATATCGCAATTGTTCCTGTTGTGCCTCCGTCAATTGTGGATTTTCATTTTCATCTGAAATGAGAAAGACTTTGCGTTTATGTCGCACATGTTCGCGCGTGCTGCGGTCAAATAACTCGATTTGCAAATCGTACGCGCCGCCAGATAGTCCTTCTGTTTCCAGAACGTCTGTTTTTACCACGCTTTCGCCGGGCTTAATCAGTCGCTTTGCCGGATACGATTTGACAACGACATCGGCGGTGTCGAGCACACTGTATCCCAAAACAAATGAATCATTGGGACTGTTGGGCATGACCTTGAAGTTGTAAACCTCAAAGTAGATCTGTATTGGTTTACCCACGCGGAAGAAGCGCGTTGTATTGGGGACGACGTGCCATCCATTTTTGACAAAGCGCCCGGCAGATTCGGCTTTTTTCAATTCCGAAGCGAATACCACATCGCTTACGACCAACTCAGTACCCTCAAAACGGCGCACGCGCATATTCCCTTCACAAATGCCTGAAATATCTCCGTAAATATCTTCGGCTGTCAGCGTCATTTTGTAGGGACCGGGCGCAATATCAACGGCGATGATATCGCGCACCAGCGCGCCATTTTGTTTCAATTCTCGGATATTTACTACCGAAACATTTCGCGTCCACAACTCTTGCACTGTGGGATTTCCCGCGGAGTCTTGCAGAGAAAGTTCAAAGTCAATTTGGGATACGTATTTGCCTTCTTCGGGTACAAACTGCAATTGTCGCGCATCTATTAATGTATAGACTTCCAGACGCGTGAGGTTTTGAGGTCCTCGAAATGCAGCGGTTTCGGCAAAAACGCGCAATTCGCCCTTTGAGCGCAAAGGCATATCCCGATATACTGGTGCACCCTCTTGCCCATATGCCGTTGTCCAGAAACAGGCGGCGACTATCGCAACATACCATTTTATGAGACGCATGACGATCCTCCAGGTGTTATAGACCACAATTCCCCGGCTGGTATTGTAAGAACAGTATAAAAAGTTGAGAAAATGGAATCAAGCGTTATCAAGCCACTTGATCTGCGGCGTGGTAGGAACTGCGCACCAGTGGGCCGGATTCGACATGCCGAAAACCCAGTGTGAGCGCGAATTGTTTGAGCTCCAAAAATTCATCGGGATGGTAAAAGCGCGCCACAGGAACGTGTTGAGCAGACGGTTGCAGATATTGGCCTATTGTGAGAATATCTGTTTTGCAATCTGCGATATCTCGTGTCGTCTGGCGCACTTCGGCCGGGGTTTCGCCCGCGCCGACCATAATACCCGATTTTGTAGGCATATTGCGCCCCATTGCTTTAGCCCGTTTCAAAAGTGCCAGCGACCTGTCGTACTTTGCCTGGGGACGCATGGTTTTATACAGGCGCGGTACGGTTTCGACATTGTGGTTTAAGATATCGGGTGCTGCTTCTATGACTATGTGCAATGCCCGCCAATTGCCCTGAAAATCCGGGATTAAGACTTCGACCTTTGTGTGTCTGCACAACCGCCGAATCGCATATATCGTTTCGGCAAAGATGCGTGCGCCCCCGTCTGGGAGTTCATCGCGGTTGACCGATGTGACCACTGCATGCCGCAATCCCATTGTCTGCACGGCTTCGGCGACCCGTTCGGGTTCTTCGGTATCAAGGCCCTCTGGACGACCGGTTTTTACCGCGCAAAATCCACAACTCCGCGTACACACATCTCCCAAAATCATAAATGTCGCCGTGCCCGAGTTCCAGCATTCGCCGATATTGGGACAGCGCGCACTTTCGCACACTGTGTGGAGATTTAACCCGCGCATCAAGTTTTTCAACGCGCGGTATCCCTCACTGCCCGGGGCTGGTACGCGAAACCATTCGGGCAGTCGCCTTCGGCGCACGGGAGGTGTTTCAATGTCCATCAAGCCATTCATTGCACCCTCCGCCCGGTCAGTGTGCGCAAGGTCGTCTGGGTAATCTCGACATTGGTCAGCGCGTTGTCTGCGACGCCCTCACGGGGAAATACGACTGTCTTAAAACCATCGGATTTTCCCACGGCGAACCCCTCGCCTTTGCGGGCATTTCCCTGTACTAAAACCTCGAGCGTACGACCAATATAAGTCGCATTGATTTCTTCAGAAATGCGATTTTGTTGTGCTATAATGGTTTCGAGTCTTTTTACCTTTTCCTCTTCTGGTACCGTATCGGGCATCTCGCGGAAAGCGACTGTGCCTTTTCGAGCAGAATACTTAAACATAAACGCGGAATCATAACGCACCTGCGCCATTAATTCCAGCGTAGCTTCAAAGTCGGTTTGGGTTTCACCGGAAAAACCGGCGATAATATCTGTACTCAAACACAGATCTGGCATCGCGCTGCGCAAATCATCTACCAGGGCGAGGTAATCTTCGACCGTATAGCTGCGTTTCATCGCTTTTAGAACGCGGTTTGACCCCGATTGCACAGGCAAATGAATAAAGCGACAAATTTTCTTTTCACGCGCCATTATTTCAATGAATTTTTCAGAGAAATCACTCGGATGGGGCGAGGTAAAGCGAATGCGGTCAATGCCGTCTATGCGCGCAATCATCGAAAGCAGATCGACAAAATCACAGGTGCCATCGCGATAAGAATTGACGGTTTGGCCCAATAAGGTGACTTCTCGAAAACCCGCATCGGCGGCGGCACGAGCCTGTCTGACAATTTCGCGCGCTGGCACACTGCGCTCTCTGCCGCGCACGTAGGGCACGATGCAGAATGTGCAAAACTTATCGCATCCGCGCATAATGGTAATCCAGGCATTGCTGCCCTCTTCGCGCAAGGGATTGATGTCCATATAATATTCGCCGCGATCCAAACGCACATCCAGAGCGGAATCGCCACGCGCTTCGGCGATGAGTTCGGGTAGTCGCCGATATGAATCTGGCCCCACGACGAGATCGACGTAGGGGGCGTCGTTCATCAGGGATTCTGAAACGTGCTTGGCCATGCACCCCGATACCCCCATAATCAGGTCTGGACGCCGATACTTCAGCTTGCGCAATTGCCCCAATCTGCCCCTTATTCGCTCTTCGGCGTGTTCGCGTATCGCGCAGGTGTTCAGCACAATGACATCGGCATCTTCTGGGCGATGAGCAGAGGTATAGCCCGATTGCTTCAAAATGCCCTGCATCAGTTCTGTATCCGATACATTCATCTGGCAACCGTACGTCTCGATAAAAACCTTTTGCCCAGACATGGGCGCGACAGGTATATCGGGCTCGGTTTGTACGGCGCGACCGTCTAATTCGATATTGAGCAATGCGCTCACGTTCGTTTCCTTTTTATTTTGTTTCTTGCCAAACGCATCTCTTCAATTACTTCTGCATCGCGTTCACACAATAGTGCTTTATCAAGTGCCCGTCTCGCCCGCGCACCCCCAATTTTGCCCAGTGCCCAGGCCGCGTGTTGTCGCACGAGTGGCTCATCATCTTTCAGGGCATTTGCCAGGGCGGGAACTTCAGATTTGCTTCCCACATTGCCCAGTGCTATGGCAACATTTCGCAATAATCCACGCCGTTTGGCGCGTTTGATCGGGCTGTTTTTGAATCGCTTTGAAAAAGCCTCTTGATCCATGTGGAGCAAGTCGGTTAGCGCGGGCGCATTCAAACCCTCGCGCGCTTGAAAAGCATTTTCAGAGGTTGGTTTTGCGTGTTTGAGATTCCAGGGGCATACTTCCTGACAGATATCACATCCAAAGACCCAGTTGTCTATATCCGATCTCAAATCCCGCGGAATAGCGCCTTTCAATTCAATGGTCAAATAGGAAATACACCGCCGCGAATCCACGACATAAGGTTCTGGAATGGCATCTGTTGGACACGCGTCCAGGCACTGCGTACAGGTGCCGCAGTGATCGAGTTGCGGGCGATCAACTTTGAGATCGAGATTTAGAATAATCTCGCCCAAAAAAAACCAGGAACCGCGACCCTTGTCAATCAAGCAGGTGTGTTTCCCAAACCAGCCCAGCCCGGCTCGAGCGGCGAAATCGCGCTCCAAAACAGGTCCGGTATCGACATAGACCCGCCCCTCAGCAGAGGGTTCGATTTGCTGAATTTCAGATAGGAGTTGTAGCAAGCGGTCTTTCATGACGGTGTGATAATCATCGCCACGCGCATAGCGCGCAATCTGCCCTTTGGGCTCACCGCCATTATCAGACCCATCGGAACGGGGCTGATAATTGAGACCCACGCACAGTACTGATTTGGCGTCTGGAAATATCTGGCGAATATTTGAACGCCGATCCAGATTGCGAGCCAAATACCCCATTTCCCCCGCGTAGCCCATTCCCAACCACTTTTGATAAAATGCCCAGTGTTGCGGGGGATCTACGGATGCAATCCCCACGGGATCAAATCCCAAACGCCGCGCCGCGTTCTTAATCCGGTGGGTCATGCAGGCACTCCAAAAATAGAGGGCAGGACACAACAATGCCCTGCCCCGTGATTCTCAGGTCTGACGAGCCAGTTTGCCAAGTGCGTTGTGAACCGCATCTACCGCCAGATCAGCGGCGTGTTTTCGCGTGGGGGGCAAGCCGCCAAGCGCGGTCTCGATATCACCGCGAGCGATTTTGCACGCTTGAATGGGCGTTTTGCCAACCACCCATTCCGTGAGCACAGATCCCGAAGCAATGGTCGCAGCACATCCCTGTGCGCGGAAGAGCGCGCGATCAATAACGCCGTCTTTGATGGCAAGATGCAGGGATAGGGTCGTCCCCGAAGCGGGATTTTCTGCAAATCCAGTCGCATCGGGGGTGTCCAATGCGCCGACATTTTTGGGATGTTCAAAATGATCCCGTAAGATCGTGGAGTAACCGTCAGACATGGAATTACGCACCGGCCCGTGCAGAAGTTCCCGAGCGATAATTGCTATTGCGACCGCGTCGTCCGTAGCGTCGTCCCCGGCTGCGCGAGATGCGTTTGCCAGAGCGACCAGCCCAATCTGTGGCGATTATTTGTCTAATCACCGTGATCTGAATCTCGCCTGGATAGGTCATTTCCTCGCGAATGCGCTCAGCAATTGCAAAGGATAGATCTTTGGCCTGTTCGTCGTTCACACGCCCGGCATTGACCAGCACGCGCACTTCGCGACCAGCATTGATGGCATATGCATCGCGCACGCCATCGAAAGATTGCGCCACCTCCTCTAAATCGCGCACCCGTTTGATATACCCTTCGGCATCGTCGCGACGAGCACCGGGCCGCGATGAAGAAATTGCATCGGCTGCTTTGACCAAAAACGAAAGCGGGGTAGAAGCCTCTGCCTCGCCGTGGTGATAAAAAATACCGTTGATAACCTCCTGGCCCTCGCCGTATTTGCCGGCCAGGTGCGCGCCAATGTCGGTGTGTTTGCCCTCGAGTTCCTGGTCCACGGCTTTGCCAATATCGTGCAACATCCCACATCGCCGCGCGAGTTTTTCATCCATGCCCAATTCTGCTGCCATTGCACCGGCCAGAAAAGCCACTTCTTTGGAATGCCCCAAAACGCTTTGCCCATAACTCGTGCGATATTTGAGCTTTCCGATTAGTTTGACCAGTTCTGGATGCACGGACTCAATGCCCAATTCGCGCACTGCCCGACGGCCTTCTTCAGCAATGAGCGAATAGATCTTTTTTTCGCAATTGGCAACAACCGCTTCAACGCGGCTTGGATTGATCCGACCATCGCGCACCAATTGCTCCATAGACAAACGCGCCACATCGCGCTTAACCGGATCAAAGCTGGATAAGACAACCGCCTCGGGTGTATCGTTTACAATAACTTTTACACCTGTGGCAGCTTCAAAAGCAATGATATTGCGCCCCTCTTTGCCGACGATGCGTCCCTTGATATGATCATCGGGCAATGTGACAACCGATATGGATGACTGTACGGTTTGATCTGTGGAACAGCGTTCTATTGCCTGTGCCAGAATTTTCTTGGCTTCGCGGTCGGCTCGTTCCCTGGCGTGATCGATAATTTCTCGGCCGATATTTGCGGCTGTCTGACGCAGTGAATTTCGGATGTTTTCGAGTAGCATCTCGCGGGCGCGGTCGGCATTCATGCCCGAAATACGCTCCAATTGCGCCCGTTGCTGATCGAGAATATCGGTCAGTTCCAGTTCTCGTTTCTCCAAACGTACGGCTTTTTGATTTCCTTCTTGTTCCCGCCGGGTTAAGGTCTTTTCTCGCTGACTTGCAACTTCGGCCTGTTTTGCCAGGCGAGTCTCTTGTTCGTGAAATTCGTCATTTCGACGGTCTAAAGAACGCTGTTTTTGATCAAAAGACTTTTCAATTTCGGCCTTTTCTTCATACCAGCTATTTTTAATTTCTAAAAAAGCAGCCTTGCGATCTCGGTCTTCCTTTTTTGCGAGTTGGGTTGCGTGTTTCTCTGCCTGCTGTTCAATATCTCGCATCTTTCGATCTCTAATGCGGGTGCCAACAAACCACCCGATTCCAAACGTAATAAGGGCAATGGCGACTGCCAGATAGATGATACTGTTAGCTGCCATTGAAGCTCCCTGAAGTAGCATGTCCATTGGAGCCTCCTGTCAAAATTCAAATCCGGTTTTATATCCATAGCGCAGGTGCGTTTGAAGATGTCTCTCTGCACAAACTGCGCCGATGCGTTATACGCATCGCAAATAAGAAAAAGCAGATAAAAAATAGGGGTCATGCGTTTTTGTTCCTCAGAAGCTGACTTAAAGCGATAAAGGGGTTATGTCGTGAA includes:
- a CDS encoding restriction endonuclease — its product is MADNFNPDVPTFNDLLNPTLTALHALGGSASIREITNQVIKQMELSSCIAQVPHGRGSQTELEYRLGWARTALKKYGLINNSERGIWSLTAKGSKTQNVDHGEVRKVIQQNQAGKQANTDEGVLPQEIKISAEDFANETATWREDLLDILRNISPDAFERLCQRLLRESGFIEVEVTGKSGDGGIDGHGIIRLAGLISFPVLFQCKRYKESVSASVVRDFRGAMQGRADKGLILTTGSFTRGAQREATRDGAPPIDLIDGELLMEKMKDLKLGVSVKTKRVEVVEVDRSWFDSI
- a CDS encoding type II toxin-antitoxin system VapC family toxin → MQRLLLDTHALIWWFAESEKLKRYAYEAITNSENEVFVSAISGLEIAIKSSLGKLKGPNSLGAMVEEAGFTHLPVTFFHGEQAGHLPLYHRDPFDRILVAQAQVEKLILITRDSQIMQYDVSIIEA
- a CDS encoding type II toxin-antitoxin system prevent-host-death family antitoxin → MQEAKSQLARLGELAWQGEEVVITKAGKPYLNLVQYRGSKKVRKPDLLKGQIWIAHDFDETSEEVIDSFYNSTLFPEE
- a CDS encoding GWxTD domain-containing protein — translated: MRLIKWYVAIVAACFWTTAYGQEGAPVYRDMPLRSKGELRVFAETAAFRGPQNLTRLEVYTLIDARQLQFVPEEGKYVSQIDFELSLQDSAGNPTVQELWTRNVSVVNIRELKQNGALVRDIIAVDIAPGPYKMTLTAEDIYGDISGICEGNMRVRRFEGTELVVSDVVFASELKKAESAGRFVKNGWHVVPNTTRFFRVGKPIQIYFEVYNFKVMPNSPNDSFVLGYSVLDTADVVVKSYPAKRLIKPGESVVKTDVLETEGLSGGAYDLQIELFDRSTREHVRHKRKVFLISDENENPQLTEAQQEQLRYFQTIHHIASEKDLGLYESLPTQDSKMKFLRTFWKKLDPTPKTPLNERLRDHINRMKYSDDTFTSQPGKRGSETDKGRVYIKYGPPSERDYTTSAAIGKAIDTWTYEKSGRYIFIFFDRRGTGVYELVHSTMSGELYNPNWQDTAF
- the lipA gene encoding lipoyl synthase, translated to MNGLMDIETPPVRRRRLPEWFRVPAPGSEGYRALKNLMRGLNLHTVCESARCPNIGECWNSGTATFMILGDVCTRSCGFCAVKTGRPEGLDTEEPERVAEAVQTMGLRHAVVTSVNRDELPDGGARIFAETIYAIRRLCRHTKVEVLIPDFQGNWRALHIVIEAAPDILNHNVETVPRLYKTMRPQAKYDRSLALLKRAKAMGRNMPTKSGIMVGAGETPAEVRQTTRDIADCKTDILTIGQYLQPSAQHVPVARFYHPDEFLELKQFALTLGFRHVESGPLVRSSYHAADQVA
- the miaB gene encoding tRNA (N6-isopentenyl adenosine(37)-C2)-methylthiotransferase MiaB, which produces MSALLNIELDGRAVQTEPDIPVAPMSGQKVFIETYGCQMNVSDTELMQGILKQSGYTSAHRPEDADVIVLNTCAIREHAEERIRGRLGQLRKLKYRRPDLIMGVSGCMAKHVSESLMNDAPYVDLVVGPDSYRRLPELIAEARGDSALDVRLDRGEYYMDINPLREEGSNAWITIMRGCDKFCTFCIVPYVRGRERSVPAREIVRQARAAADAGFREVTLLGQTVNSYRDGTCDFVDLLSMIARIDGIDRIRFTSPHPSDFSEKFIEIMAREKKICRFIHLPVQSGSNRVLKAMKRSYTVEDYLALVDDLRSAMPDLCLSTDIIAGFSGETQTDFEATLELMAQVRYDSAFMFKYSARKGTVAFREMPDTVPEEEKVKRLETIIAQQNRISEEINATYIGRTLEVLVQGNARKGEGFAVGKSDGFKTVVFPREGVADNALTNVEITQTTLRTLTGRRVQ
- the queG gene encoding tRNA epoxyqueuosine(34) reductase QueG, yielding MTHRIKNAARRLGFDPVGIASVDPPQHWAFYQKWLGMGYAGEMGYLARNLDRRSNIRQIFPDAKSVLCVGLNYQPRSDGSDNGGEPKGQIARYARGDDYHTVMKDRLLQLLSEIQQIEPSAEGRVYVDTGPVLERDFAARAGLGWFGKHTCLIDKGRGSWFFLGEIILNLDLKVDRPQLDHCGTCTQCLDACPTDAIPEPYVVDSRRCISYLTIELKGAIPRDLRSDIDNWVFGCDICQEVCPWNLKHAKPTSENAFQAREGLNAPALTDLLHMDQEAFSKRFKNSPIKRAKRRGLLRNVAIALGNVGSKSEVPALANALKDDEPLVRQHAAWALGKIGGARARRALDKALLCERDAEVIEEMRLARNKIKRKRT
- a CDS encoding iron-sulfur cluster assembly scaffold protein; its protein translation is MSDGYSTILRDHFEHPKNVGALDTPDATGFAENPASGTTLSLHLAIKDGVIDRALFRAQGCAATIASGSVLTEWVVGKTPIQACKIARGDIETALGGLPPTRKHAADLAVDAVHNALGKLARQT
- the rny gene encoding ribonuclease Y — encoded protein: MDMLLQGASMAANSIIYLAVAIALITFGIGWFVGTRIRDRKMRDIEQQAEKHATQLAKKEDRDRKAAFLEIKNSWYEEKAEIEKSFDQKQRSLDRRNDEFHEQETRLAKQAEVASQREKTLTRREQEGNQKAVRLEKRELELTDILDQQRAQLERISGMNADRAREMLLENIRNSLRQTAANIGREIIDHARERADREAKKILAQAIERCSTDQTVQSSISVVTLPDDHIKGRIVGKEGRNIIAFEAATGVKVIVNDTPEAVVLSSFDPVKRDVARLSMEQLVRDGRINPSRVEAVVANCEKKIYSLIAEEGRRAVRELGIESVHPELVKLIGKLKYRTSYGQSVLGHSKEVAFLAGAMAAELGMDEKLARRCGMLHDIGKAVDQELEGKHTDIGAHLAGKYGEGQEVINGIFYHHGEAEASTPLSFLVKAADAISSSRPGARRDDAEGYIKRVRDLEEVAQSFDGVRDAYAINAGREVRVLVNAGRVNDEQAKDLSFAIAERIREEMTYPGEIQITVIRQIIATDWAGRSGKRISRSRGRRYGRRGRNSNYRSGTSARAGA